Proteins co-encoded in one Quercus robur chromosome 8, dhQueRobu3.1, whole genome shotgun sequence genomic window:
- the LOC126697799 gene encoding protein EARLY RESPONSIVE TO DEHYDRATION 15-like: protein MEVISQRTSSSTLNPNAPLFVPLAYRTVEDFSDQWWELVQSSPWFREYWLQERFQDPQNDPFIPDIHDPVLPDDIDALFDDYYVDQHEEKERNFYKDLVSIGTLKWPKARAVAKVPRYIEKAPKVVNVKVSPRMIQQPR from the exons ATGGAAGTAATTTCTCAGAGAACATCATCTTCAACTTTGAATCCCAACGCTCCGTTGTTCGTACCATTGGCTTATCGGACGGTGGAGGACTTCTCCGATCAATGGTGGGAATTGGTCCAATCCTCACCTTGGTTCCGCGAATACTGGCTACAAGAACGCTTCCAAGATCCCCAAAATGACCCTTTCATTCCTGATATTCACGACCCTGTCCTCCCAGACGACATCGATGCTCTCTTCGACGATTACTACGTTGATCAAC atgaggaaaaagagagaaatttttaCAAGGATTTGGTTTCAATAGGGACATTGAAATGGCCGAAAGCGCGAGCTGTAGCTAAAGTGCCGAGGTATATAGAAAAAGCCCCGAAGGTTGTTAATGTTAAAGTGAGCCCACGGATGATTCAGCAGCCGAGGTAA
- the LOC126697800 gene encoding copper transport protein ATX1: MGNVVELKVGLHCEDCIKKILKAIKKMQDIETYNVDTQLNKVIVTGNITNEEVIRVLQIIGKSASTWEGEEINC, from the exons ATGGGCAAT GTGGTGGAATTGAAGGTGGGTTTGCACTGTGAAGATTGCATTAAGAAAATCTTAAAGGCCATCAAGAAGATGCAAG ATATTGAAACATATAATGTGGATACGCAGctcaacaaggtcatagtgacaGGTAACATTACCAATGAAGAAGTCATCCGAGTTCTTCAGATAATTGGCAAATCGGCAAGCACTTGGGAGGGGGAGGAGATAAATTGTTGA
- the LOC126697804 gene encoding staphylococcal-like nuclease CAN2, translating to MGNALRFLYAQCCKPTTAEDSESLGHHGVSAVTVGVSALAHDLFHFEITSQVPEGLSKHVVSSKKAQANWYRKILEAWRAAKPPPKTPEEASRLVIQTLKRHQKADVEGLLAFYGLPLPHTLVKLSAGAPTSLPAGVKYEFQTLPVDAKAVADGDTVTVYVSTTDPRESSCVPIEVQVAAVQRSQARAEKNYTEADAIHKKIIDSGYRVLNFQNNEEILARKYRIRLRGIDAPESSMPYGKEAKEELTKIVQGKCLRVLVYGEDRYGRCVGDIYCNGKFVQELMLKKGFAWHYTAYDQRPELATWEKEAQAKRVGLWASSNPEKPWEWRKDKRQGR from the exons ATGGGAAACGCCTTAAGGTTCTTATATGCGCAATGTTGTAAGCCCACAACAGCTGAGGACTCCGAATCACTTGGACATCATGGTGTGTCGGCTGTCACCGTTGGTGTTTCTGCTCTAGCCCATGATCTCTTTCACTTTGAGATCACCtcccag gTCCCGGAAGGACTCAGCAAGCATGTTGTCTCGTCGAAGAAGGCTCAAGCTAATTG GTACAGAAAAATATTAGAGGCATGGAGAGCAGCTAAACCCCCTCCAAAAACACCTGAAGAAGCTTCTAGGCTTGTCATTCAGACTCTGAAGAGACACCAAAAAGCAGATGTTGAG GGTTTGTTGGCCTTCTATGGTCTCCCTCTTCCTCATACCCTAGTCAAACTTAGTGCTGGGGCCCCAACATCATTACCTGCAGGAGTAAAGTATGAATTTCAGACATTGCCG GTTGATGCAAAAGCTGTGGCTGATGGAGATACAGTGACAGTGTATGTCAGTACAACAGACCCAAGGGAGTCATCTTGTGTTCCTATAGAAGTACAAGTAGCAGCTGTCCAAAGATCACAAGCTCGTGCTGAGAAAAATTATACAGAAGCAGATGCAATTCACAAAAAAATCATTGATTCTGGATATCG GGTACTCAATTTTCAGAACAATGAGGAAATCCTCGCTCGAAAGTATCGAATTCGACTAAG GGGAATAGATGCACCAGAGAGTTCAATGCCATATGGGAAAGAAGCAAAGGAGGAGCTGACAAAGATTGTGCAGGGAAAGTGTTTGAGAGTCCTTGTTTATGGGGAAGATCGTTATGGCCGCTGCGTAGGTGACATATATTGCAATGGCAAATTTGTTCAG GAATTAATGCTCAAGAAAGGGTTTGCATGGCACTACACAGCCTATGACCAACGCCCAGAACTTGCAACA TGGGAAAAAGAGGCTCAAGCTAAGCGAGTTGGCCTGTGGGCTTCATCAAATCCTGAGAAGCCATGGGAATGGAGAAAGGATAAACGCCAAGGTAGATGA
- the LOC126697803 gene encoding staphylococcal-like nuclease CAN2 isoform X3: MGNVLRFLCGQWCKPTKDEDLESQGYHGVSAANVGVTALAHDLFHFEITSQVPEGLSKHVVSSKKAQANWYRKLLEAWRAAKPPPKTPEEAARLVIETLKRHQKADVEGLLAFYGLPLPHTLVQHTAEAPTSLPEGVEYEFQTFPVDPRAIADGDGMTVYVSTIDPRESSCVPIEVQVAAVQRSQARAEKNYTEADAIHKKMIESGYRILNQNNEETLARKYRIRLRGIDAPENEMPYGKEAKEELTKIVQGKCLRVLVYGVDQYGRYVADIYCNGIFVQKLMLKKGFAWHYAAFDQRPELARWEKEAQAK; the protein is encoded by the exons ATGGGAAACGTCTTAAGGTTCTTATGTGGGCAATGGTGCAAGCCCACAAAAGATGAGGACTTGGAATCACAAGGATATCATGGTGTGTCGGCTGCCAACGTTGGTGTTACTGCTCTAGCTCATGATCTCTTTCACTTCGAGATCACCTCCCAG GTCCCGGAAGGACTCAGCAAGCATGTTGTCTCGTCTAAGAAGGCTCAAGCTAATTG GTACAGAAAACTATTAGAGGCATGGAGAGCAGCAAAACCCCCTCCAAAAACACCTGAAGAAGCTGCTAGGCTTGTCATAGAGACTCTGAAGAGACACCAAAAGGCAGATGTTGAG GGTTTATTGGCCTTCTATGGTCTTCCTCTTCCTCATACCCTAGTCCAACATACTGCTGAGGCCCCAACATCATTACCTGAAGGAGTAGAGTATGAATTTCAGACATTTCCA GTTGATCCAAGAGCTATAGCAGATGGAGATGGGATGACAGTGTATGTCAGTACAATAGACCCAAGGGAGTCATCTTGTGTTCCTATAGAAGTACAAGTAGCAGCTGTCCAAAGATCACAAGCGCGTGCTGAGAAAAATTATACAGAAGCAGATGCAATTCACAAAAAAATGATTGAGTCCGGATATCG GATACTCAATCAGAACAATGAGGAAACCCTTGCTCGAAAGTATCGAATTCGACTAAG GGGAATAGATGCACCAGAGAATGAAATGCCATATGGGAAAGAAGCAAAGGAAGAGCTGACAAAGATTGTGCAGGGAAAGTGCTTGAGAGTCCTTGTCTATGGGGTAGATCAATATGGCCGCTACGTAGCTGACATATATTGCAATGGCATATTTGTTCAG AAATTAATGCTCAAGAAAGGTTTTGCATGGCACTATGCAGCCTTCGACCAACGTCCAGAACTTGCAAGA